A stretch of the Egibacteraceae bacterium genome encodes the following:
- a CDS encoding SURF1 family protein yields the protein MRDNGRHMYRFLLSPKWLFGHGLVAVAVLGFVSLGFWQLDRHEQRSARNALVAERMQAPPADLAAVADKAGEDLAYRRVRLSGRYLPAGEVLLTPRSWNGQPGHHVLTPLATDDGWAVLVARGWVPFALDSPPVAEAAPPRGQVRVSGLVFPDEPATRFAPAIPSEGELIRVSRVDVERLQRQIDVPLRPYYVQLAEQTPATVGELPRSADPPELTAGNHLSYAVQWFLFAAVVALGYPALIRRTALDEVRERPGDGISPVPIEAGNPSKG from the coding sequence GTGCGCGACAATGGCCGCCACATGTACCGCTTCCTGCTGTCACCGAAGTGGCTGTTCGGGCACGGGCTCGTGGCGGTCGCGGTGCTGGGGTTCGTGAGCCTGGGCTTCTGGCAGCTCGACCGCCATGAGCAGCGCTCGGCGCGCAACGCCTTGGTCGCCGAGCGGATGCAGGCGCCTCCCGCCGACCTCGCGGCGGTCGCTGACAAGGCCGGCGAGGACCTCGCGTATCGCCGTGTCCGGCTGTCGGGGCGCTACCTGCCCGCCGGAGAGGTGCTGCTCACGCCGAGGTCCTGGAACGGTCAGCCGGGCCACCACGTGCTCACCCCGCTCGCCACCGACGACGGGTGGGCCGTCCTCGTCGCCCGGGGCTGGGTGCCGTTCGCGCTCGACAGCCCGCCGGTCGCCGAGGCCGCTCCGCCCCGCGGGCAGGTCCGCGTGTCGGGGCTCGTGTTCCCCGACGAACCGGCCACCCGCTTCGCGCCGGCCATCCCCTCCGAGGGGGAGCTCATCCGGGTCTCACGCGTCGACGTCGAGCGCCTGCAGCGCCAGATCGACGTGCCGCTGCGGCCCTACTACGTCCAGCTCGCCGAGCAGACCCCCGCAACCGTCGGGGAGCTCCCTCGCAGCGCGGACCCGCCCGAGCTGACCGCCGGCAACCACCTGTCCTACGCGGTGCAGTGGTTCCTGTTCGCCGCCGTCGTGGCGCTCGGCTATCCGGCGCTCATCCGGCGCACCGCCCTCGACGAGGTTCGGGAGCGGCCCGGCGATGGTATCTCCCCCGTACCGATCGAAGCAGGCAACCCGTCCAAGGGGTGA
- a CDS encoding dienelactone hydrolase family protein gives MSAAAVSIPTGGAILEGDLAVPDGARGVVVFAHGSGSSRHSPRNREVAAALQDAGLATLLMDLLTADEEALDARTGELRFDVGLLAERLVGATDWLADRPDTADLPVGYFGASTGAACALVAAAQRPGVRAVVSRGGRPDLAGEALAAVRAPTLLIVGGADVPVVGMNRDAIARMTAETRLQIVAGAGHLFAEPGALRRVAELAAEWFTRHL, from the coding sequence GTGAGCGCCGCGGCGGTCAGCATCCCCACCGGGGGCGCGATCCTGGAGGGCGACCTGGCCGTGCCCGACGGGGCGCGCGGGGTCGTCGTGTTCGCCCACGGCAGCGGGTCGAGCCGTCACAGCCCGCGCAACCGCGAGGTCGCCGCCGCCCTGCAGGACGCCGGCCTCGCCACGCTGCTCATGGACCTGCTCACCGCCGACGAGGAGGCCCTCGACGCCCGGACCGGCGAGCTGCGCTTCGACGTCGGGCTTCTCGCCGAGCGGCTCGTCGGCGCCACCGACTGGTTGGCGGACCGCCCCGACACCGCCGACCTGCCGGTCGGCTACTTCGGCGCGTCCACCGGCGCCGCGTGCGCGCTCGTCGCCGCGGCGCAACGCCCCGGGGTCCGCGCGGTCGTCTCCCGGGGCGGGCGCCCCGACCTCGCCGGTGAGGCGCTCGCTGCGGTGCGGGCGCCCACGCTTCTCATCGTCGGAGGCGCCGACGTGCCCGTCGTCGGCATGAACCGCGACGCGATAGCGCGCATGACGGCCGAGACGCGACTGCAGATCGTCGCCGGCGCCGGCCACCTGTTCGCCGAGCCCGGCGCGCTGCGACGAGTGGCGGAGCTCGCCGCGGAGTGGTTCACCCGCCACCTGTAG
- a CDS encoding phosphoribosyltransferase family protein — protein sequence MFADRRDAGRQLAQRLTRYAGEDTVVLALPRGGVPVAAEVAAALGARLEVMVARKLGAPGRPELGVGAIAEGGEPLLDEQTLAMLGLEEADLARVIEAERAELDRRVRQYRGGRPLPDLSGRTVVLVDDGLATGVTARAALQSLREHRPARLVMAAPVSAPQTADRIAEEADDVVVVATPEPFTAVGQWYRDFHQTADEEVLALLGAVASPQDPEG from the coding sequence ATGTTCGCCGACCGTCGCGACGCCGGACGCCAGCTGGCGCAGCGGCTCACCCGCTACGCCGGCGAGGACACGGTCGTGCTCGCCCTGCCACGGGGCGGCGTGCCCGTGGCCGCGGAGGTTGCCGCGGCGCTCGGCGCGCGCCTCGAGGTGATGGTCGCGCGCAAGCTCGGCGCCCCCGGCCGTCCCGAGCTCGGCGTCGGCGCCATCGCCGAGGGCGGCGAGCCGCTGCTCGACGAGCAGACCCTCGCCATGCTCGGCCTGGAGGAAGCAGACCTCGCGCGGGTCATCGAGGCGGAGCGGGCCGAGCTCGACCGCCGGGTCCGCCAGTACCGCGGGGGACGGCCGCTGCCGGACCTGTCGGGACGCACCGTGGTCCTCGTCGACGACGGGCTGGCGACCGGCGTGACGGCGCGGGCGGCGCTGCAGTCGCTGCGGGAGCACCGCCCCGCCCGGCTCGTGATGGCCGCGCCGGTCAGCGCGCCGCAGACCGCTGACAGGATCGCGGAGGAGGCCGACGACGTCGTGGTCGTCGCGACCCCCGAGCCGTTCACCGCGGTCGGCCAGTGGTACCGCGACTTCCACCAGACCGCCGACGAGGAGGTCCTCGCACTGCTCGGCGCGGTGGCGTCTCCGCAGGACCCCGAGGGGTGA